In Chthonomonadales bacterium, the following proteins share a genomic window:
- a CDS encoding NADH-quinone oxidoreductase subunit C codes for MRQAFPDAIAEINLFRGDTRVTVTRERLVEVLTLLRDDPELQFNFFAECLGVDYLDPNTGEYIMSRPHRFEVVYNLYSLPDPRTGQGRNARVFIKVGVAEDDASLPSVMGVYAGAEFPEREIYDMFGIRFVGHPDLRRILMPDDWVGHPQRKDYPLGGERVQFPGGTYGPSVGDGVVQHAGESFTGKTATDLGDRD; via the coding sequence ATCCGGCAGGCGTTCCCGGACGCAATCGCCGAGATCAACCTGTTCCGAGGCGATACGCGCGTCACGGTGACGCGCGAGCGCCTGGTCGAGGTGCTGACGCTGCTGCGCGACGATCCGGAGCTTCAGTTCAACTTCTTCGCCGAGTGTCTGGGGGTTGACTATCTCGACCCCAACACCGGCGAGTACATTATGAGCAGGCCGCACCGCTTCGAGGTCGTCTACAACCTTTACTCGCTTCCCGACCCGCGCACGGGGCAAGGGCGCAACGCCCGCGTCTTCATCAAGGTCGGCGTGGCGGAGGACGACGCCAGTCTACCCTCGGTGATGGGCGTCTACGCGGGGGCGGAGTTCCCGGAGCGCGAGATCTACGATATGTTCGGCATTCGGTTTGTCGGCCATCCCGACCTGCGCCGAATCCTGATGCCGGACGACTGGGTGGGCCACCCGCAGCGCAAGGACTACCCGCTTGGCGGCGAGCGCGTGCAGTTCCCTGGCGGCACCTATGGTCCATCCGTGGGCGACGGCGTGGTCCAGCACGCCGGCGAGAGCTTCACTGGCAAGACGGCGACCGACCTGGGCGACCGTGATTGA
- a CDS encoding NADH-quinone oxidoreductase subunit D, which translates to MTTKPGSEGSAALAAQGVEITPVDESTMVVNMGPQHPSTHGVLRLVLELDGETIVKCTPHMGYVHTGIEKEGEYQTYLKAVTITDRMDYLSAHINNMAYTLAVEKLLDIEPPPRGQYLRVLLCEIQRIASHLVWLGTHALDIGAMTVFFYAFRDRERFLDLTQMISGVRMMPSWIVPGGLRGDAPAGWFGEVKRVLDEFPSCVDEYETLLGQNPIWRERTEGIGFISPEQCYALGVSGPTLRGSGVPHDIRKAVPYSSYDQFRFEIPVGSHGDVYDRYRVRMAEMRQSREIAKQAVESMPDGPTNVSDRKVVPPPRAELDSSMEAVIHHFKLWTDGFHPPEGEAYVPLESPKGEIGFYLVSSGSSYPWRMHQRPPSFMNLQALSAMCEGRLIADVVAIIGSIDIVLGEIDR; encoded by the coding sequence ATGACAACGAAGCCGGGTAGCGAGGGGAGCGCGGCGCTTGCGGCCCAGGGTGTGGAGATCACGCCGGTGGATGAGAGCACCATGGTCGTCAACATGGGGCCGCAGCACCCGTCCACCCACGGCGTCCTCCGCCTGGTGCTCGAACTCGACGGCGAGACCATCGTCAAGTGCACGCCCCACATGGGCTATGTGCACACCGGGATCGAGAAGGAGGGGGAGTACCAGACCTACCTCAAGGCGGTCACCATCACCGACCGCATGGATTACCTCTCGGCCCACATCAACAACATGGCCTACACGCTCGCGGTAGAGAAGCTGCTCGATATCGAGCCACCTCCGCGCGGCCAGTACCTGCGGGTTCTGCTCTGCGAGATCCAGCGTATTGCCAGCCATCTGGTCTGGCTCGGCACGCACGCCCTGGACATCGGCGCGATGACGGTCTTCTTCTACGCCTTTCGCGACCGCGAGAGGTTTCTGGACCTCACGCAGATGATCTCCGGCGTGCGCATGATGCCCTCCTGGATCGTGCCCGGGGGCCTCCGCGGCGACGCGCCGGCCGGGTGGTTCGGCGAGGTGAAGCGTGTGCTCGACGAGTTCCCTTCTTGCGTGGACGAGTACGAGACGCTGCTCGGCCAGAACCCCATCTGGCGCGAGCGGACGGAAGGTATCGGGTTCATATCGCCCGAGCAGTGCTACGCGCTCGGCGTGAGCGGACCCACGCTGCGCGGTAGCGGCGTGCCGCACGACATCCGCAAGGCGGTGCCGTACTCGAGCTACGACCAGTTTCGCTTCGAGATCCCCGTTGGCAGCCACGGCGACGTCTATGACCGCTACCGCGTGCGCATGGCCGAGATGCGCCAGAGCCGCGAGATCGCAAAGCAGGCCGTCGAGAGCATGCCGGATGGGCCGACCAACGTGAGCGATCGCAAGGTCGTTCCGCCGCCGCGCGCGGAGCTCGACAGCTCGATGGAGGCCGTGATCCACCACTTCAAGCTGTGGACCGATGGCTTCCACCCACCCGAGGGCGAGGCCTACGTGCCGCTCGAGTCGCCCAAGGGCGAGATCGGGTTCTACCTCGTCTCCAGTGGATCCAGCTATCCCTGGCGGATGCACCAGCGCCCTCCATCGTTCATGAACCTGCAGGCACTGTCCGCCATGTGCGAGGGGCGCCTGATCGCGGATGTCGTCGCCATCATCGGCAGTATCGACATCGTGCTGGGCGAGATCGACCGCTAA